The Armatimonadota bacterium genome includes the window TGCTCGTCGCCCTGGCCGCCTTCTACCTGCTGCCGATCTACGTGCTGGTGAACAACGGGCTGAAGTCCTTCCAGGAGGTCAGCCTGAGCCGCATGTGGGAACCGCCGTCCCGGGTGGGCCTGGATAGCTTCGCCCGGGCCTACGAGCGGCTGGCGCCCAACTTCCGCAACAGCGTCCTGCTCGTGGTGCCGGCGACGCTGGTCACCGCCGCGTTGGGCTCCATCAACGGCTACCTGCTGGCCAAGTGGAAGTTCACCGGAGCCGACGTCGTCTTCCCCCTGCTGCTGTTCGGGATGTTCATCCCGTACCAGAGCGTGCTGATCCCCCTCGTCCAGACCCTGCAGTGGCTGGGGCGCACGCTGGGGANNNNNNNNNNCGGCATCCCCATCACCACCCTCATCTTCCGCAACTACTACGCCACGGTGCCCACCGAGGTGGTGGAGGCGGCGCGCATCGACGGGGCCGGGTTGCTGGGCATCTACCGGGACGTCATCCTGCCGCTGTCCGTGCCGGGATTCGTCGTGGTGATCATCTGGCAGGTCACCCAGGTCTGGAACGAGTTCCTCTTCGCCGTGACCATCACCAGCAACCCGGCGCGTCAGCCGGTGCAGGTGGCGCTGCAGAACCTGGCCGGGAGTCAGATCGTCGAGTGGAACGTGCAGATGGCCGGGGCGCTGCTCACGGCCCTGCCCACGCTGCTCGTCTACATCTTCCTGGGCCGCTACTTCCTCCGCGGGCTGCTGGCGGGAGCGTTGAAGGGATGAGCGCCGCGCGCCGGGCGCGTCCGGAGAAAGCCGGGGTGCGGGCCGCCCTCGCCGGCGCCACCCGGCGGACCTGGGCCGAGATCGATCTCGATGCCATCGCCGCGAACGTCCGGGCACTGCGCGCGTTACTGGCCGGCGGGACGCGATTCATGGCCGTGGTCAAGGCCGACGGCTACGGCCACGGCGACGTCGCCGTGGCCCGCGCCGCCCTGCAGGCCGGGGCGGAGTGGCTCGGTGTGGCCACGGTGCAGGAAGGGCTCCGGCTGCGGCGGGCGAGGATCAGGGCGCCGGTGCTGGTGCTCGGCCCGGCCCACCCGGGGGAGGTCGGCCCGGCCGTGGGCGCCGGGCTCAGCCTGACCATCGCTTCGCCGGAGGGGCTGGCCCCGCTGCTGCGGGCCGGGCGCCGCGCCCGGCTGCACCTCAAGGTGGACACCGGGATGACGCGGCTCGGCGTGCCGCCCGCGGACGTCCCCGCGGTGCTCTCGCAACTGGCCCTCGCCGGATCGCATCTGGAGGGGGTCTACACCCACCTGGCGACGGCGGACGATCCCGACCAGGCCTTCGCCCGGGAGCAGCTGAACCGGTTCGAATCCGTCCTTCCCGCGGTGCGCCGGCGGTTTCCGGCGGCCATCGTCCACGCCGCCAACAGCGCGGCGGCCATCGGGACGCCGCGGGCGCGCTATGATCTGGTACGGGTGGGGCTGGCGATGTATGGGCTGCACCCGGCGCCGCACCTCCAGGACGCCGTGGCCCTTCAACCTGCGATGCGCCTGCTGAGCCGGGTGGTACGCGCCCAACGCGTCCCGCCCGGGACGGCGGTGAGTTACGGCGCCGCCTATCGCCTGCTCCGGGCGTCCACGATCGCCACCGTGGCCTGCGGCTACGCCGACGGCTATCCCCGGCTGGCCGGCCTGAGCGGGGAGCTGGTGCTCAACGGGGAACGGGTGCCGATCGCCGGCCGGGTCTGCATGGATCACCTCATGGTCGATGCGGGCGACCGCGCCGTGCGCGCCGGCGACGAGGTGGAACTCTTCGGCCGCACGATCTCCGCCGACGAGGTCGCCCGGTGGGCCCAGACCATCGCCTACGAGGTGGTGTGCGGGGTGGGGCCGCGGGTGCCCCGGGTCTACTTCCGCGGGGGGCGGCC containing:
- a CDS encoding carbohydrate ABC transporter permease; translated protein: LVALAAFYLLPIYVLVNNGLKSFQEVSLSRMWEPPSRVGLDSFARAYERLAPNFRNSVLLVVPATLVTAALGSINGYLLAKWKFTGADVVFPLLLFGMFIPYQSVLIPLVQTLQWLGRTLG
- a CDS encoding carbohydrate ABC transporter permease: GIPITTLIFRNYYATVPTEVVEAARIDGAGLLGIYRDVILPLSVPGFVVVIIWQVTQVWNEFLFAVTITSNPARQPVQVALQNLAGSQIVEWNVQMAGALLTALPTLLVYIFLGRYFLRGLLAGALKG
- the alr gene encoding alanine racemase gives rise to the protein MSAARRARPEKAGVRAALAGATRRTWAEIDLDAIAANVRALRALLAGGTRFMAVVKADGYGHGDVAVARAALQAGAEWLGVATVQEGLRLRRARIRAPVLVLGPAHPGEVGPAVGAGLSLTIASPEGLAPLLRAGRRARLHLKVDTGMTRLGVPPADVPAVLSQLALAGSHLEGVYTHLATADDPDQAFAREQLNRFESVLPAVRRRFPAAIVHAANSAAAIGTPRARYDLVRVGLAMYGLHPAPHLQDAVALQPAMRLLSRVVRAQRVPPGTAVSYGAAYRLLRASTIATVACGYADGYPRLAGLSGELVLNGERVPIAGRVCMDHLMVDAGDRAVRAGDEVELFGRTISADEVARWAQTIAYEVVCGVGPRVPRVYFRGGRPVAVRMG